In Haladaptatus sp. QDMS2, a single window of DNA contains:
- a CDS encoding GDP-mannose mannosyl hydrolase — MAEDGKPIPDDEWEAIVRNVPLVSVDLVIRHEGGVVLGLRENEPVRGEWFVPGGTVMKNETLTDAAHRVARDELCINVTIEERLGTFEHFYNTSEIAGVDSKHYLATAFVVTLNVDELSPDEQHSQLRVFEPPYENLHPYVERYLSKLD, encoded by the coding sequence ATCGCAGAGGACGGCAAACCAATCCCTGACGACGAGTGGGAAGCAATCGTTCGTAATGTGCCACTGGTTTCGGTCGATTTGGTGATACGACACGAGGGCGGAGTTGTACTTGGGCTCCGGGAGAACGAACCTGTCCGTGGTGAATGGTTCGTACCTGGGGGCACTGTGATGAAGAACGAGACTCTCACTGACGCAGCCCACCGGGTTGCACGTGATGAACTGTGCATTAACGTAACGATTGAAGAACGATTGGGGACATTCGAACACTTCTATAACACCTCTGAAATTGCAGGAGTCGATTCAAAGCACTACCTGGCTACGGCATTCGTGGTTACCCTCAATGTAGACGAACTCAGTCCCGATGAACAGCATAGTCAGTTGAGGGTTTTCGAACCCCCATACGAAAACCTGCATCCGTATGTCGAACGCTACCTCTCAAAATTGGATTGA
- the rfbB gene encoding dTDP-glucose 4,6-dehydratase — MEILVTGGAGFIGSNFVRFLLEERDDSVITLDALTYAGSRDNLDGVLDSPNHRFVEGDIRDRELVDELMTKVDVVVNFAAESHVDRSINGAEPFVSTNVQGTQTLLDAALEADIDRFLQISTDEVYGEIHEGLFTEDDPLNPRNPYSATKAGADLLVQSYGETHGLPTLITRTCNNFGPRQHPEKLIPKFIQRAVKGETLPVYGDGSNVREWIYVEDNCTALDTVLREGELGEVYNIGSGEELSNIETTEKILEAVGGSSEQIEFVEDRAGHDQRYAIDATKIKELSWEPTWSFDEGLEACVDYYLST, encoded by the coding sequence ATGGAGATACTCGTTACCGGTGGTGCGGGCTTCATCGGTTCCAATTTCGTTCGATTTCTTCTCGAGGAACGCGATGACTCTGTGATTACACTTGATGCACTCACATATGCCGGTTCACGTGATAATCTCGACGGTGTACTCGACAGTCCGAATCACCGATTCGTCGAAGGCGATATTCGCGACCGTGAGCTCGTAGACGAACTCATGACCAAGGTAGATGTGGTTGTTAACTTCGCCGCTGAGTCTCACGTCGACCGTTCTATCAACGGTGCAGAACCGTTCGTGTCGACGAACGTCCAGGGAACGCAGACGCTACTCGATGCCGCCCTTGAAGCTGACATCGACCGATTCCTTCAGATATCAACTGACGAGGTCTATGGCGAGATTCACGAGGGTCTGTTTACCGAAGACGACCCACTCAATCCCAGAAACCCGTATTCAGCAACGAAAGCCGGCGCAGACCTACTCGTTCAGAGCTACGGGGAGACCCACGGCCTTCCCACGCTCATCACGCGCACGTGCAACAACTTCGGTCCGCGCCAGCACCCCGAGAAGCTCATTCCAAAATTCATTCAACGGGCTGTGAAAGGCGAGACGCTCCCAGTGTACGGCGATGGGTCGAACGTTCGTGAGTGGATCTACGTCGAAGACAACTGCACGGCACTTGACACGGTGCTCCGTGAGGGAGAGCTCGGCGAAGTGTACAATATCGGGAGTGGTGAAGAACTCTCGAACATAGAGACCACTGAAAAGATTCTGGAAGCTGTTGGTGGTTCCTCCGAACAGATCGAGTTCGTCGAAGACCGAGCTGGCCACGATCAGCGATACGCCATCGATGCAACCAAGATTAAAGAACTTAGCTGGGAGCCAACATGGAGCTTTGACGAAGGTCTCGAAGCCTGCGTTGACTATTATCTTTCTACCTGA